One part of the Amaranthus tricolor cultivar Red isolate AtriRed21 chromosome 16, ASM2621246v1, whole genome shotgun sequence genome encodes these proteins:
- the LOC130802822 gene encoding chorismate mutase 2-like yields the protein MAWKSVEKGALLFSFMVAFFVFKGDARSLLSSYNNNGIFSHCHSDGIDNLSLDSIRKTLIGLEDTIIYSLIERAKFPLNSPAYKPSPSPAFHGSFMEFLVKGTEAVQAQGGRYQSPEEVPFFLDHLPPSLAQRPQNCSQDLPAAAASVSVTKNILDFYVNQFLPKLAPSGDHGNYALSVASDLVCLQAISRRIHFGKYVAEAKFRNDTEAYSNAIRAKDKNSLTKLLTDEKVEEMVKQRVEKKARVYGQEVTLNETNNNVLKVDPSLVSNLYGEWVIPLTKDVEIEYLLRRLDS from the exons ATGGCATGGAAAAGCGTCGAAAAAGGagctttgttattttcattcatGGTGGCTTTTTTTGTATTCAAAGGAGATGCTCGTTCATTGCTTTCTTCCTACAATAACAATGGTATCTTCTCCCATTGTCATAG TGATGGAATTGATAATTTGTCATTGGATTCAATAAGGAAGACATTAATTGGGCTTGAAGATACCATTATTTATAGCTTGATTGAAAGAGCTAAATTTCCTCTGAATTCCCCTGCTTATAAACCTTCTCCTTCTCCTGCCTTCCATGGCTCTTTCATGGAGTTTCTTGTTAAGGGTACTGAAGCTGTTCAAGCCCAG GGAGGCAGATACCAGAGTCCGGAAGAAGTTCCATTTTTTCTTGATCACTTACCGCCTTCATTAGCACAACGCCCTCAAAATTGTTCACAG GATTTGCCTGCTGCTGCTGCATCTGTTAGCGTGACTAAGAACATTTTGGACTTTTATGTTAACCAATTTCTACCAAAATTGGCTCCTAGTGGTGATCATGGAAACTATGCACTATCTGTGGCTTCTGATCTTGTGTGCTTACAG GCCATATCAAGGAGGATACATTTCGGAAAATATGTAGCTGAAGCAAAATTCAGGAACGACACTGAAGCATATAGTAATGCCATCCGCGCAAAG GACAAGAATAGTTTGACAAAATTATTGACAGATGAGAAAGTGGAAGAAATGGTGAAGCAAAGGGTTGAGAAGAAAGCAAGGGTATATGGACAGGAAGTAACACTTAATGAGACCAATAATAATGTGTTGAAGGTGGATCCTTCATTAGTATCCAACCTTTATGGTGAATGGGTTATTCCTCTCACTAAAGATGTTGAAATTGAATACCTTCTTAGACGTTTAGATTCATAA